In Francisella hispaniensis FSC454, a genomic segment contains:
- a CDS encoding M13 family metallopeptidase: MIKKYLDSRSCLILAVFIGLSSPIIVESFVEEKKYSSNKIGIDTQYIDASINEKDDFYRYVNGKWLDNVSIPADENSWGSFMELRKNVLFQQHEVIDELNSQEIEAQTDKQRVYGLYQSYMNLVTINKLGLKPLANYLESINSIEDNKQLVDYFAKLNKIGSEIPLKLSINIDAKNSSQMIVSISQGSLGLPNRDYCLDENEKFVKIRNDYLEYIIKLLQQVNIKNPEEAAQKILSLETLLAEIQFSEVENRDLDKIYNKFKVSNLNDLYPYIEWNSYLKSAEIPETEKFIIIKQPRYIIGLGNLLNDIPLDTWKIYLKYRLVNAFAPLLSENFYNLNFNFYGKNLTGLEKDKPRSEKAIMLINDSIGEAFGKLYVQKFFPQDKKEKVLTLVRYIIKVFDDRIDTLKWMGPESKKHAKAKLDNMHIKIGFPDKWKDYTALNINSDDLIGNVVHIKEFNYNQDLDTLGKPVDKSKWYMPPQMVNAYYNPEMNEIVFPAAILQPPFFDADADMAANYGGIGAVIGHEISHAFDDQGSKFDYEGNLKEWMTKEDRMKFKAITQKLVEQYSVYEPIKGIHVNGELTLGENIADNAGLAVAYDAYKLSLNGQQAPVIDNYTGAQRFYMGWSQIWRGKFREGRLLELLKSDPHAPIQIRGQAPLKNQDGFYETYNIKFGDGMYLDPEQRVNIW; this comes from the coding sequence ATGATAAAGAAATACCTTGATTCAAGATCTTGTTTGATTTTAGCTGTGTTCATTGGGCTAAGTAGCCCTATAATTGTTGAATCTTTTGTTGAAGAAAAAAAGTATTCTTCAAATAAGATTGGGATTGATACACAATATATCGATGCAAGTATTAATGAGAAAGATGATTTTTATAGATATGTAAATGGCAAATGGTTAGATAATGTTAGTATTCCTGCTGATGAAAACTCATGGGGATCTTTTATGGAGCTGCGTAAAAATGTTTTATTTCAACAGCATGAGGTTATTGATGAGTTAAATTCTCAAGAGATAGAAGCCCAAACTGATAAGCAAAGAGTCTATGGTCTTTATCAAAGTTATATGAACCTAGTTACAATTAACAAACTAGGCTTAAAACCACTAGCAAATTATCTTGAGAGTATAAATAGTATCGAGGATAATAAGCAGTTAGTTGATTATTTTGCTAAACTGAATAAGATTGGTTCAGAAATTCCTCTGAAATTATCAATCAATATAGATGCGAAAAACTCATCTCAAATGATTGTTAGTATTAGCCAAGGTTCTCTTGGCTTACCCAATAGAGATTATTGTTTAGATGAAAACGAAAAGTTTGTAAAAATTCGTAATGACTATTTGGAATATATAATAAAGTTGTTACAACAAGTTAACATTAAGAATCCAGAAGAAGCCGCACAAAAAATATTAAGTCTAGAAACTCTTCTTGCGGAAATCCAGTTTAGTGAAGTTGAAAATAGAGATCTTGATAAGATATATAATAAATTTAAAGTTTCGAATCTTAATGACCTTTATCCTTATATTGAATGGAATAGCTATTTAAAATCAGCAGAGATTCCAGAAACAGAGAAGTTTATCATTATTAAGCAGCCAAGATATATAATAGGACTAGGAAATTTACTCAATGACATTCCTTTAGATACATGGAAAATATATCTTAAATATAGGTTAGTAAATGCTTTTGCTCCTTTATTAAGTGAAAATTTTTATAATTTAAACTTTAATTTCTATGGTAAAAATCTTACTGGTTTAGAAAAAGATAAGCCTAGGTCTGAAAAGGCTATAATGCTTATTAATGATTCAATAGGTGAAGCATTTGGCAAACTTTATGTGCAAAAGTTTTTCCCGCAAGATAAAAAAGAAAAAGTCCTAACACTTGTTAGATATATTATAAAAGTCTTTGATGATAGGATTGATACACTTAAATGGATGGGTCCAGAGTCTAAGAAACATGCTAAAGCTAAGCTTGATAACATGCATATTAAAATAGGTTTTCCTGATAAGTGGAAAGATTATACTGCTCTTAATATTAATTCTGATGATTTAATAGGTAACGTCGTACATATAAAGGAATTTAACTACAATCAAGATCTAGATACACTTGGTAAACCTGTTGATAAGTCAAAATGGTATATGCCTCCTCAAATGGTTAATGCTTATTATAATCCTGAAATGAATGAGATTGTTTTTCCAGCAGCTATTCTTCAGCCTCCATTTTTTGATGCTGATGCAGATATGGCGGCTAATTATGGAGGTATTGGTGCTGTAATTGGTCATGAAATAAGTCATGCTTTTGATGATCAGGGAAGTAAATTTGATTATGAGGGTAATTTGAAAGAGTGGATGACTAAAGAAGATCGCATGAAATTCAAAGCAATAACACAAAAATTGGTTGAGCAATATAGTGTATATGAGCCAATTAAGGGTATTCATGTTAACGGAGAGTTAACTTTGGGTGAGAATATTGCGGATAATGCAGGTTTGGCTGTAGCTTACGATGCTTATAAACTATCTTTAAATGGCCAACAAGCTCCTGTTATTGATAATTATACTGGAGCTCAAAGATTTTATATGGGCTGGTCACAAATATGGCGAGGTAAATTTAGAGAGGGTAGACTTTTAGAACTCTTAAAATCTGATCCACATGCACCAATTCAAATACGAGGGCAAGCTCCACTAAAAAATCAAGACGGATTCTATGAAACATATAATATAAAATTTGGAGATGGAATGTACTTAGATCCAGAGCAAAGAGTCAATATCTGGTGA
- the rpiA gene encoding ribose-5-phosphate isomerase RpiA, translated as MFFNKKSNQNELKKLAAIEAAKSITTEITLGVGTGSTVAFLIEELVNYRDKIKTVVSSSEDSTRKLKALGFDVVDLNYAGEIDLYIDGADECNNHKELIKGGGAALTREKICVAAAKKFICIIDESKKVNTLGNFPLPIEVIPMARSYVARQIVKLGGQPVYREQTITDNGNVILDVYNLKIDNPIKMETELNQITGVVTNGIFALKPADTVIMATKDSNIVVL; from the coding sequence ATGTTTTTTAATAAAAAAAGTAACCAAAATGAATTAAAAAAACTAGCTGCAATTGAGGCTGCAAAAAGTATCACTACAGAGATTACCCTAGGAGTTGGTACAGGAAGTACTGTAGCGTTTTTGATTGAGGAGCTTGTGAACTATAGAGACAAAATCAAAACTGTAGTATCAAGCTCAGAAGACTCAACTCGCAAACTTAAAGCACTAGGCTTTGATGTAGTAGATCTTAATTATGCTGGTGAGATTGATTTGTATATTGATGGTGCTGATGAGTGCAATAATCATAAAGAGCTTATCAAAGGTGGTGGTGCTGCTCTGACACGTGAGAAAATTTGTGTTGCTGCTGCTAAGAAGTTTATTTGTATTATTGATGAATCAAAGAAAGTGAATACTTTAGGTAATTTTCCTCTTCCTATAGAAGTTATCCCTATGGCACGAAGCTATGTGGCACGTCAAATAGTAAAGCTAGGCGGTCAACCAGTATATAGAGAACAGACAATTACAGATAATGGTAATGTTATTCTAGATGTATATAATCTAAAAATTGATAACCCTATAAAAATGGAAACTGAACTGAACCAAATCACAGGTGTTGTCACTAACGGCATATTCGCTTTGAAGCCTGCTGATACTGTGATTATGGCTACAAAAGATAGTAATATTGTTGTACTTTAA